The genome window CGTAAGGATCCGCCCCCGGTTCATTAAATCCGATATGACCGTTCTCTCCGAGTCCCAGCAGCTGCAAATCGATCCCGTTTGAGCTGGAAATAAGAGTTTCATAACGCCTGCACTCGACATCAGGGTCGTCAGCAGTGCCATTGGGAATATGTGTCTGTTCAGGTTGAATGTTGATATGCCGAAATAAATGGGTATGCATATAGGCGTGATAGCTCTGCGGATGTTCGGCAGGCAGTCCTATATACTCATCCAGATTAAACGTCGTCACTCCGGAAAAATCAATCTTTCCGTCCACATACGCTGCAACCAGCAGCCGATATAAACCAAGCGGTGTGCTGCCTGTCGCCAATCCGAGCACCGCGTCCGGCTTGGTTTGGAGCAGGCGGATGACGGAGGCCGCTGCCTTCGCGCTCATTTCTTTCTCGCTGTTGACGATCGTTACTTGAATCTTCTTCACATCCTCTGCAGAAGGTTCACGTACTTACTGATCGTTCCCGGATGTATTATTCCCATTTTCATAGCATAATTCTCCGTTTACCATCGTCCAAAGAACATCTCCTTCGGACGTCAAACCGACCAGATCCGCGGACTTACCGGGCAGAATCCCGCCTTTTCGATCCAAACCGAGCAATCGGGCGGGATTATAGGAAGCCATACGCGATACCTCAGCCCAGCGCAAGCGATGGATGTTCGTCATCCGCTGGGCCGCACGCTGCAGAGTAAGCAAGCTTCCGGCCAACGTACCGTTGTCAATTCGTGCGACTCCTTGCTTAACTGTGACAGGCAAGCCGCCAATCTCATATAAACCGTCACCCATGCACGCTGCCCTCATGGCATCTGTAATTAAGATCAACCGCTCATGTCCGAACAACCGGAGCAGCAAATTTTCCGTATCGGGATGCAAATGAATTCCGTCCGCAATAAAATCCGCCGTCATATGCCCGTTTCTGCAAGCGGCGGCAATAATTCCCGGCTCCCGGTGATGTATCGGACGCATGGCGTTAAATACGTGCGTCAGATGGGTGACCCCCCATTCCGCAGCGTTGTTCAGCTGCCGGCTCGTTGCATCCGTATGACCGGCCGAAACCGTTATCCCGTTCTCTCGCGCATATCGAATCAACCGTTCAGCACCTTCCAATTCAGGAGCAAGGGTTATCATCCGGATGATCCCCTCGGCCCGTTCCACCCATGACTGAAATTGCTCCAAATCGGGCAGCATGAAAAGATCCTCGCGCTGTGCGCCGCGATGCTTCGGGCTTAGAAAAGGTCCTTCCAGATGAATGCCTAAACATTCCGCTCCTTTGAACCCGGATTGAATTGGCATATATTGTTTAACAGCATCAATGACTCGCAGTATGTCCGCTCCCGCCACGGTTACCGTGGTCGCCAGCCACCCTGTTGTTCCATATTTCACATGAGTTTCGGCAATGGTGCGCAGAGCTTCGATCGACCCGTCCATCACATCCGCTCCGCCACCCCCATGCACATGAATATCGATAAATCCGGGAACAATCAGAGTTCGGCGTTCTAGCTCCGTTAAATCATCAGATTGATGTATCGCTTGAATAATGCCCTCTTTACTTTCAATCAGAGCGTGACTGAAATCCCCGTCATTCAGCACGGAGCCTCTTATGATCAGCGGCTTCTTGTT of Ferviditalea candida contains these proteins:
- the nagA gene encoding N-acetylglucosamine-6-phosphate deacetylase, encoding MTEFKPDRNKKPLIIRGSVLNDGDFSHALIESKEGIIQAIHQSDDLTELERRTLIVPGFIDIHVHGGGGADVMDGSIEALRTIAETHVKYGTTGWLATTVTVAGADILRVIDAVKQYMPIQSGFKGAECLGIHLEGPFLSPKHRGAQREDLFMLPDLEQFQSWVERAEGIIRMITLAPELEGAERLIRYARENGITVSAGHTDATSRQLNNAAEWGVTHLTHVFNAMRPIHHREPGIIAAACRNGHMTADFIADGIHLHPDTENLLLRLFGHERLILITDAMRAACMGDGLYEIGGLPVTVKQGVARIDNGTLAGSLLTLQRAAQRMTNIHRLRWAEVSRMASYNPARLLGLDRKGGILPGKSADLVGLTSEGDVLWTMVNGELCYENGNNTSGNDQ
- the nagB gene encoding glucosamine-6-phosphate deaminase gives rise to the protein MKKIQVTIVNSEKEMSAKAAASVIRLLQTKPDAVLGLATGSTPLGLYRLLVAAYVDGKIDFSGVTTFNLDEYIGLPAEHPQSYHAYMHTHLFRHINIQPEQTHIPNGTADDPDVECRRYETLISSSNGIDLQLLGLGENGHIGFNEPGADPYGRTHVTKLTESTRKANARFFNHAEEVPRYAITMGLGSILAHSKRILLLAAGEHKAEAVYRMLEEKVTNHCPASYLQTHPMTEIVIDLGAASLLSLSRKKQQQLVPEILEKPLTPPSRRRLPEGLK